The window TTTCCACGCAAGACGGAGATCAGGGACGAGGACGTCCGCGAGCTGCACCCGCAGCCATCAGACGACAGCGCTTTTCAGCCGTAGCGCCGCGGCCTCGGTAGCGGCATAGTCCCGCTCCGGCTGCAGCGGCGGCGCGCCGGGCAGCTGCATCGGCCGCAGCAGCTCGGCCATCTGCCGCGCCGGTATCGGCTTGGAGATCAGGAAGCCCTGCATCTCGTCGCAGCCATGGGCGCGCAGGAACGCCTCCTGTTCGGCGTTCTCGACGCCTTCCGCCACGACGGTCATGCCGAGCGCCTTGCCCATGCTGATGATCGCCTGCGCGATCGCCTGATCCTCCGCATCCTGCGGCAAGTCGCGCACGAAGGAGCGGTCGATCTTGATGGTGTCGATCGGAAAATGCTTCATCAGCGACATCGACGAATAGCCGGTGCCGAAATCGTCGATCGCCAGGCGAATGCCGCGGCTCTGGATGGCGTCGAGCACCTTGATCGCACGTCCGACATTGCGCATCATCATGCTCTCGGTGACTTCGAGCTGGAGCAGAACCGGCGACATGCCGCTTGCAGCGAGCGCCTCGTCGACGTCCTGCAAGAGATGCTCGTCGACAAACTGGCGCGGCGACAGGTTCACCGCCATCGACACCGGCAACAAGCCGCGTCGCTGCCAGGCCATGGCCTGAGCGCAGGCCTCCTTCATTACCCAGCGGCCGATCGGCACGATCAGTCCGGTTTCCTCCGCTAGCGGGATGAACTGCGCCGGTGAGATATTGCCGAGATCGGGATGCGTCCAGCGCAGCAGGGCTTCCACGCCCGTGATCTGGCCGGTCACCATGTCCACCTTGGGCTGGTAGTTCAAAGTGAACTGATCCCGCTCCAGCGCCCGGCGCAGCGCGCTCTCCAGCGACAGCCGCTCGATCGACTGCGTCTTCACTTCCTTCGAGAAGAAGCGATAGCCGTTCTTGCCATCCTCCTTGGCGAGATACATCGCCATGTCGGCGTTCTTGGTCAGCGTCAGCGCGTCGGAGCCGTTGGTTGGATACATCGCGATGCCGATCGAGGCCGTGGTGTGGCACTCATGCCCGGCTAGCTGCATGGGTTCGGCAAGCGCCGTCAACAGCTCGTTCGCGATGCGCTGGACGTCATCGATCTCGCCGCATCGATCGAGGATCACCACGAACTCGTCGCCGCCGAGCCGCGCCACCACGTCGCTTGCGCGCAGCGCACCACGCAGCCGGTTGGCCACTTCGAGCAGGAGCAGATCGCCGGCCTCGTGGCCCAGCGAATCGTTGATGACCTTGAAACGATCGAGGTCGATGAACAGCACCGCAAAGCGGTGATCGTGGCGCTGCGCTTCGTCGATCGCCTGATGCAGCAGCGCGTTGAAGGTCTCTCGGTTCGGCAGGTCGGTCAGGCTGTCGTGCGAAGCGAGGTATTCGATCCGCTCGTCGGCCTCGTTTTTCTCGTCGGCCCGGTCGAAATTCTCCATCGCGAAGGAGACGTTGTCGGCGAGGCGCTGCAACAGCTCAACGAACTCGGCCGTGAAGGTGCCCGGCTCGGTGGACATGTAGATCATGACGCCGACGGCCTGATCGTGCGCGACGAGCGGAAAAGCCGCGCCCGACCGAGCGCCGTCGTTGCGGACGATGTTATGAAAGGCGCGGACGCGATCGTCGTTGAGATAATCGTTGCTGATGCAGGGCTGGCGTGTGCGGAACGCCGTGCCGCTCATCCCGCGCCCTTCGGGACGTTCGGGGTCGATTGACAGGCGGACATTGCGCGTGGTGTCAGACGATGGTCCGGCGCTCGACACGATCTCCAGTTGGTCGCTGTCGGCCCTCGCAAGCGCAATGGTTGTCGAGGTGAACTTGGCGCCATTCGAGGCGGCAAGGCAGACGAGGTCGAACAGTTCGGCGCGCGACTTCGCCCGCATGATCGCCTCGTTGGTGGCGCTCAGCGACGCAAACATCCGCGTCAGGCGTTCCTTCTGCGCCTCGGTGCGGGCCTTCTCCTCCGCACGTTCGAAATTGTCGAGGGCGAAAGACACGTTTTCAGCCAAGCGCCCGAGCAGCTCGACCAGATCGGGTGTAAACGTATTCTCTTCGGGTGCGAGGAAAAGCAGGATGCCAATCGGCTCCTGGCCGGCTCTCAGCAGTGGGAAGCTGGCAGCAGCCCGGGTTCCATCCTCGATCGCCTTGGAATGCCAGTGCACCGATCGCGGATCATTCAGATAATCGTTGATGACACTGGCCCGGCGGGTCCGCAGCGAAATCCCTATGATTCCCCGGCCCTCAGGATGGTCAGCTGAAACACGACAGGTGCGTCCCACCATTCGTTCCTGGAGGCGTCCCCTCACGGCGACCACCCGGACGAGTTCACTTTTGTCGTCCAAAATGCCGATTGTCGCGGAGGCGAATACGCCGCCGAGCACGGCTGCCTGGCACGCCCCTTCGAACAGCTCCTCGCGCGTCTTGGCGCGCATGATGGCCTCGTTCGTTGCGCTCAGCGCCTCGAACATGCCGCTCAACCTGTCACGCTGCCTGTCGGCCTTCGCCTTCTCGTCGGCACGGTCGAAGTTCTCCAACGCGAAAGCGACATTGGCCTGGAGCTTGCGCAACAGCTCGACGAATTCGTCCGTGAAAGTGCCGCACTCGGGCGAATTGAACAGGAATACGCCTTCGACGCTGTCGC of the Bradyrhizobium sp. WSM1417 genome contains:
- a CDS encoding GAF domain-containing protein, translating into MPTTLARTFAALSAINEAILYAKSPDELYQKVCDAGFASGDFMAVAVFLVEPDGHKLRFAAGRGDDVARLSAIEITTQAGTPEGLGVGGEAFRSQKLCISNDFLNDPRSLAWRNGAVAAGVGAAAALPLVCMGRSIGVLYVTRSGAGSLDEAMVSLFERMSANISHALESFATEGARLDGERAVRRLNRMFGALSATNEAILQASTELDLYQRVCDAAVYSGKSLATFVLLHEPDSEWLTPVAATGHNLDLIRQSRYSIDPESPYGKGISGEVFRTQQAIVEDDLVNRTKGTTWEQANVNAGAVACVAAPLIKRGTSIGVLFFFVSKAWAKDEGIVALLLRMTENVCFALENFDRDKEKAQIALEEDRLARMYAALSATNEAILRARSRSELLDLVCEATVHGAKFASTSIALLDRDAGLLRVVASFGPNAEEVRSFRLSVSDKEPEGRGLTGTAFRTRRPCVSNDVLADARLEPWHASARRNGIRSSTAMPLFNGDSVEGVFLFNSPECGTFTDEFVELLRKLQANVAFALENFDRADEKAKADRQRDRLSGMFEALSATNEAIMRAKTREELFEGACQAAVLGGVFASATIGILDDKSELVRVVAVRGRLQERMVGRTCRVSADHPEGRGIIGISLRTRRASVINDYLNDPRSVHWHSKAIEDGTRAAASFPLLRAGQEPIGILLFLAPEENTFTPDLVELLGRLAENVSFALDNFERAEEKARTEAQKERLTRMFASLSATNEAIMRAKSRAELFDLVCLAASNGAKFTSTTIALARADSDQLEIVSSAGPSSDTTRNVRLSIDPERPEGRGMSGTAFRTRQPCISNDYLNDDRVRAFHNIVRNDGARSGAAFPLVAHDQAVGVMIYMSTEPGTFTAEFVELLQRLADNVSFAMENFDRADEKNEADERIEYLASHDSLTDLPNRETFNALLHQAIDEAQRHDHRFAVLFIDLDRFKVINDSLGHEAGDLLLLEVANRLRGALRASDVVARLGGDEFVVILDRCGEIDDVQRIANELLTALAEPMQLAGHECHTTASIGIAMYPTNGSDALTLTKNADMAMYLAKEDGKNGYRFFSKEVKTQSIERLSLESALRRALERDQFTLNYQPKVDMVTGQITGVEALLRWTHPDLGNISPAQFIPLAEETGLIVPIGRWVMKEACAQAMAWQRRGLLPVSMAVNLSPRQFVDEHLLQDVDEALAASGMSPVLLQLEVTESMMMRNVGRAIKVLDAIQSRGIRLAIDDFGTGYSSMSLMKHFPIDTIKIDRSFVRDLPQDAEDQAIAQAIISMGKALGMTVVAEGVENAEQEAFLRAHGCDEMQGFLISKPIPARQMAELLRPMQLPGAPPLQPERDYAATEAAALRLKSAVV